In a genomic window of Meiothermus sp. QL-1:
- a CDS encoding DUF72 domain-containing protein, with protein sequence MEVYLGTGGYAQEDWVGLLYPPEAKKETWLSIYARHFNAVELNASFYHIPGTKAFAGMLRRSEGRVRFAIKLHQSMTHTQSATDEDYQRLFESVAPLREAGVLGPFLAQFPQRFHRTPENRRYLAALAARFADRRLAPGGLAVEFRHASWDLEAVRAGFRQAGLIWVSPDYPPLPGLPRSRLHVTADTAYIRLSGRNREKWYEGKDQAERHDYRYHEEELRFWVAELQAALEHTSLAQVWFIFNNTTKGHALANLEELRRLLAEAGF encoded by the coding sequence GTGGAGGTTTACCTCGGCACCGGCGGGTATGCCCAGGAAGACTGGGTGGGGCTGCTTTACCCCCCTGAGGCCAAAAAGGAAACCTGGCTTTCCATCTACGCCCGCCACTTCAACGCGGTCGAGCTCAACGCCTCCTTCTACCACATTCCCGGAACCAAGGCCTTTGCCGGGATGCTCAGGCGGAGCGAGGGGCGAGTGCGTTTTGCCATCAAGCTTCACCAAAGCATGACCCACACCCAAAGCGCCACCGACGAGGACTACCAGCGGCTTTTCGAGTCGGTAGCCCCGCTGCGGGAGGCCGGGGTCTTGGGGCCCTTTTTGGCTCAGTTTCCCCAGCGCTTCCACCGCACCCCCGAGAACCGACGCTACCTTGCCGCTCTGGCCGCGCGCTTCGCCGACCGGCGCCTGGCCCCTGGGGGCCTGGCGGTGGAGTTCCGTCACGCTTCCTGGGACCTCGAGGCGGTGCGGGCGGGCTTTCGCCAGGCCGGCCTGATCTGGGTCAGCCCCGACTACCCTCCCCTGCCCGGCCTGCCCAGAAGCCGGCTGCACGTCACTGCCGACACCGCATACATCCGCCTTTCCGGGCGCAACCGGGAAAAGTGGTACGAGGGCAAGGACCAGGCCGAGCGGCACGACTACCGCTACCACGAGGAGGAGCTGCGCTTTTGGGTGGCCGAGCTCCAGGCCGCCCTCGAGCACACCTCTCTGGCCCAGGTCTGGTTCATCTTCAACAACACCACCAAAGGCCACGCCCTGGCCAACCTGGAGGAACTGCGCCGGCTTTTAGCCGAGGCAGGATTCTAA
- a CDS encoding glycosyltransferase: MKPRVLFYLPVLGYGGVERVTQYLARGLADRYDILITAQGAESRHLLEARLPPNVALLPAPTRRAAMSHRAIPAQAARLLGLIRRHRPHLLLSAWPRVHLTVGLAYRFLPQAQRPRWVLTEHNEIGGYLGQGWRATLKRRLLASLVRGADAYVAVSREVARLSEGVYPGARFQVIYNPAISPELERKAQEPVDHPWFRANPVVLSVGRMEAMKDFPTLLRAFARVLEQKPEARLVILGDGPLRPELEALARALGIAEKVWMPGLEPNPYKYMARAAVFTLSSAYGEASPLVLSEAMYLGRPVVLTRFATAPEFVESGQDGLLVELGNPQALAEGLLRVLQNPSLGEMWGQRARAKALARFAVEAAVERYAALFAEVLGMRV, encoded by the coding sequence ATGAAGCCGCGGGTACTCTTCTACCTGCCCGTGCTGGGCTACGGCGGGGTGGAGCGGGTGACGCAGTATCTGGCCCGAGGGCTGGCGGACCGCTACGACATCCTGATTACCGCCCAGGGCGCAGAGTCCCGGCACTTGCTGGAAGCCCGGCTACCCCCCAACGTAGCCCTGCTGCCCGCCCCCACCCGGCGCGCGGCCATGTCCCACCGAGCCATCCCGGCCCAGGCGGCCCGCCTGCTCGGGCTAATCCGGCGCCACCGTCCCCACTTGCTGCTCTCTGCCTGGCCCCGGGTGCACCTCACGGTGGGGCTGGCCTACCGCTTTCTGCCCCAAGCCCAGCGCCCCCGCTGGGTGCTCACCGAGCACAACGAGATCGGGGGCTATCTGGGGCAAGGCTGGCGGGCGACGCTCAAGCGCCGCCTCCTGGCAAGCCTGGTGCGAGGAGCCGATGCCTATGTGGCGGTTTCCCGAGAGGTAGCGCGGCTCTCCGAGGGCGTATACCCCGGGGCGCGCTTCCAGGTCATCTACAACCCGGCCATCTCCCCGGAGCTAGAACGAAAGGCCCAAGAGCCCGTGGACCACCCCTGGTTCAGGGCAAACCCGGTGGTGCTCTCAGTAGGCCGGATGGAGGCCATGAAGGACTTCCCCACCCTGCTGCGGGCCTTTGCCCGGGTGCTAGAGCAAAAGCCCGAGGCCCGGCTGGTCATCCTGGGGGACGGCCCGCTGCGGCCTGAACTGGAGGCGCTGGCCCGCGCGCTGGGCATCGCGGAGAAGGTCTGGATGCCCGGGCTGGAGCCCAACCCCTACAAGTACATGGCCCGGGCCGCGGTCTTTACCCTGTCCTCGGCCTACGGCGAGGCCTCACCCTTGGTGCTGAGCGAAGCCATGTACCTGGGCCGGCCGGTGGTGCTCACCCGCTTCGCCACCGCCCCGGAGTTCGTGGAATCGGGCCAGGACGGGCTTCTGGTCGAGTTGGGCAACCCCCAGGCCCTAGCAGAGGGGCTTCTCAGGGTGCTGCAAAACCCCAGCCTGGGAGAGATGTGGGGCCAGCGGGCCAGGGCCAAGGCCCTGGCCCGCTTCGCGGTGGAAGCGGCGGTGGAGCGCTACGCTGCCCTCTTTGCCGAGGTGCTGGGAATGAGAGTATGA
- a CDS encoding glycosyltransferase yields MKRLLLLITSLSYGGAESQLVALARGLAQLGWRVRVVCMTPLGPLAQPLEAAGIPVDSLGMRPGRPSLRGFVRMVRLVRAFRPQVLHAHMVHANLLARLVRPFAPVPLVLCTAHNLIEGGRVREWAYRLTDFLCDLTTQVSEAGLRRYLEVGAIPPGRGLYLPNGVDTARFAPDPQARAELRRDMGLGEEFVWLAVGRFAPAKDYPNLLRAFALLAPRHPQAQLWLVGQGPLRESTRKLAEELGLGAQVRFLGARGDIPRLMNAADAYVMSSAWEGMPMVLLEAASVGLPIVATDVGGNREVVEEGRNGFLVPPGDSARLAAAMEDLMQKDELERRQMGQAGRQRVREHYDLQRIIQRWEELYLQLLAAKGLQALGES; encoded by the coding sequence GTGAAGCGCCTTTTGCTCCTCATCACCTCGCTTTCCTACGGCGGGGCCGAGTCGCAGCTTGTGGCCCTGGCCCGGGGCCTGGCCCAGCTCGGCTGGAGGGTGCGGGTGGTCTGCATGACCCCCCTGGGACCCCTGGCCCAGCCCCTCGAGGCGGCTGGAATCCCGGTGGACTCACTCGGCATGCGCCCTGGCCGACCCAGCCTGCGGGGGTTCGTGCGCATGGTCCGGCTGGTGCGGGCCTTCCGCCCCCAGGTGCTCCACGCCCACATGGTGCACGCCAACCTGCTGGCCCGCCTGGTTCGCCCCTTCGCCCCGGTTCCGCTCGTCCTCTGCACCGCCCACAACCTCATCGAGGGGGGGCGGGTACGGGAGTGGGCCTACCGGCTGACCGATTTCCTCTGCGACCTTACCACCCAGGTGAGCGAGGCCGGGCTCAGGCGCTACCTCGAGGTGGGGGCCATCCCGCCAGGGCGGGGGCTTTATCTGCCCAACGGGGTGGATACCGCCCGCTTCGCCCCCGACCCCCAGGCCCGCGCCGAGTTGCGCCGGGATATGGGCCTCGGGGAGGAGTTTGTCTGGCTGGCCGTGGGCCGCTTCGCCCCGGCCAAGGACTACCCCAACCTGCTCCGGGCTTTTGCCCTGCTGGCCCCCAGACATCCCCAGGCCCAGCTTTGGCTGGTGGGCCAGGGGCCGCTGCGGGAGAGCACGCGGAAGCTGGCCGAGGAGCTGGGGCTTGGCGCCCAGGTGCGCTTCCTGGGGGCCCGCGGGGACATCCCCCGCCTCATGAACGCGGCCGACGCCTACGTGATGTCCTCGGCCTGGGAAGGTATGCCCATGGTGCTTTTGGAAGCTGCCTCGGTGGGCCTGCCCATCGTCGCCACCGATGTGGGGGGCAACCGCGAGGTGGTAGAGGAGGGAAGAAACGGCTTTTTGGTGCCCCCCGGCGACAGCGCCCGGCTGGCTGCGGCCATGGAGGACCTGATGCAAAAGGATGAGCTCGAGCGCCGCCAGATGGGCCAGGCGGGCCGCCAGCGGGTGCGGGAACACTACGACCTGCAACGCATCATCCAACGCTGGGAGGAGCTTTACCTCCAGCTGCTCGCAGCCAAGGGCCTGCAAGCCCTAGGAGAAAGCTAA
- a CDS encoding type IV pilus twitching motility protein PilT: MSKALDIVDLLNLAVDRGASDLVITVGLPPMIKVDGEFRSTEYDALTPQETRRLTYALMDEKQQRVFEEEKELDFSFSLPGKGRFRVNVFLQRGSVGGVLRVVPSSTKSFDELGLPKTIAEIANSPRGLVLVTGPTGSGKSTTLASMIDYINENKAVHIVTIEDPIEFFHRHKRAIINQREVGSDTHSFQKALRSVLRQAPDVILVGEMRDYETISAAITAAETGHLVMGTLHTNSAPETIDRIIDVFPEAQQEQVRVQLSNNLVAVLTQQLLPKAFGGGRVLAYELMVATPAVRALIREGKSHQLVSVIQTGGQHGMITMDACLADLYKRKLISYETGLARAVDPKEFARLAGAGSAAPQVQTSMRRP, translated from the coding sequence ATGAGCAAAGCCCTTGATATCGTAGACCTGCTCAACCTGGCCGTGGACCGGGGCGCCAGCGACCTGGTCATCACGGTGGGCCTGCCCCCCATGATCAAGGTAGACGGCGAGTTTCGCTCCACCGAGTACGATGCCCTTACCCCTCAGGAGACCCGCCGGCTCACCTACGCCCTGATGGACGAGAAGCAGCAGCGGGTCTTCGAGGAAGAGAAAGAGCTCGACTTCTCCTTCAGTCTACCGGGCAAGGGCCGCTTCCGGGTCAATGTCTTCCTCCAGCGCGGCAGCGTGGGCGGGGTGCTCAGGGTGGTGCCCTCCAGCACCAAAAGCTTCGATGAGCTGGGCCTGCCCAAGACCATTGCGGAGATTGCCAACAGCCCGCGCGGCCTGGTGCTGGTGACAGGGCCCACCGGCTCAGGCAAGTCCACCACCCTGGCCTCCATGATCGACTACATCAACGAGAACAAGGCGGTGCACATCGTCACCATAGAAGACCCCATCGAGTTCTTCCACCGCCACAAGAGGGCCATCATCAACCAGCGGGAGGTAGGCTCCGACACCCATAGCTTCCAAAAAGCCCTACGCTCAGTGCTGCGCCAGGCCCCGGACGTAATCCTGGTGGGCGAGATGCGCGACTACGAGACCATCTCCGCCGCCATTACCGCCGCGGAGACCGGGCACCTGGTGATGGGTACCCTGCACACCAACAGCGCCCCGGAGACCATCGACCGCATCATCGATGTTTTTCCCGAAGCGCAGCAGGAACAGGTGCGGGTGCAGCTCTCCAACAACCTGGTGGCGGTCCTCACCCAGCAGCTCCTGCCCAAAGCCTTCGGCGGGGGGCGGGTGCTGGCCTACGAGCTCATGGTGGCCACCCCGGCGGTGCGGGCCCTCATCCGGGAGGGCAAAAGCCACCAGCTTGTGAGCGTCATCCAGACCGGAGGGCAGCACGGCATGATCACCATGGACGCCTGCTTGGCCGACCTGTACAAGCGCAAGCTCATCAGCTACGAGACCGGCCTCGCGCGCGCGGTAGACCCGAAGGAGTTCGCCCGCCTGGCCGGGGCTGGCAGCGCCGCCCCCCAGGTGCAGACCAGCATGCGGCGTCCGTAG
- a CDS encoding oligosaccharide flippase family protein — protein sequence MKAHMGLHRVFNSRIVQNAASLYAVQFLAYLLPLISLPYLARTLEPLHFGLVAFAQSFANWLAVLGEYGFTYSATRSLARQRERKEAVAGIVASVLGAKLILVLGMVLLTLGAGAFVQSFRQYPELVFWALLIAIFIALRPTWYFQAIERAWLVALMEGLIRVGHLAAIFAFVRGPEDAWVALAAQALATGGVAGLELYLMYREVPFRLPNLPLSWVALRVGFSLFLSRASDSLYTSANGMILGLLTTPVQVAFFETGNRLARPGLSILWPLAQAIYPRINHLIRRDAQAAQRLSRLALWSTLGIGLVGGAFLAILAPYLIRLLFGEAYETSVRVLQVLSLLLPIVAFGYSLSMQYMFPRQMDREVMYSVLSAGLVNLALAALLAPRLGALGMAFAVVAAEAWAALFRFFVLKRKGVL from the coding sequence ATGAAAGCGCATATGGGACTCCACCGGGTCTTCAACAGCCGCATCGTCCAGAACGCGGCCTCCCTCTACGCGGTGCAGTTCCTGGCCTACCTGCTGCCCCTCATCTCCCTCCCCTACCTGGCCCGGACCCTCGAGCCCCTCCACTTTGGCCTGGTGGCCTTCGCCCAGAGCTTCGCCAACTGGCTGGCCGTGCTGGGGGAGTACGGCTTCACCTACTCGGCCACCCGCTCGCTGGCCCGCCAGCGCGAGCGCAAGGAGGCCGTAGCCGGCATCGTGGCCTCCGTCCTCGGCGCCAAGCTCATTCTGGTTCTGGGCATGGTCCTGCTCACTTTGGGGGCAGGGGCCTTCGTGCAGAGTTTCCGCCAATACCCCGAGCTGGTCTTCTGGGCTCTTCTGATTGCCATATTCATCGCCCTCAGGCCCACCTGGTACTTCCAGGCCATCGAGCGGGCCTGGCTGGTGGCCCTCATGGAGGGCCTAATCCGGGTGGGCCACCTGGCCGCCATCTTTGCCTTTGTGCGGGGCCCCGAGGACGCCTGGGTGGCCCTGGCCGCCCAGGCCCTGGCCACGGGGGGGGTGGCGGGGCTCGAGCTCTACCTGATGTACCGCGAGGTCCCCTTTCGCCTCCCCAACCTTCCCCTGAGCTGGGTGGCCTTGCGGGTGGGCTTCAGCCTCTTCCTCTCGCGGGCTTCAGACAGCCTGTACACCTCGGCCAACGGGATGATTCTGGGCCTCCTCACCACCCCTGTGCAGGTGGCCTTCTTCGAGACCGGCAACCGCCTGGCGCGCCCAGGGCTTTCCATCCTGTGGCCCCTGGCCCAGGCCATCTACCCCCGTATCAACCACCTGATCCGGCGCGATGCCCAGGCGGCCCAGCGGCTGAGCCGCCTGGCGCTTTGGAGCACGCTGGGCATCGGCCTAGTCGGAGGGGCGTTTTTGGCCATCCTGGCCCCCTACCTGATCCGCCTGCTCTTCGGGGAAGCCTACGAGACCTCGGTGCGGGTGCTGCAGGTTTTGTCTCTGCTGCTGCCCATCGTGGCCTTTGGGTACTCGCTTTCCATGCAGTACATGTTCCCCAGGCAGATGGACCGGGAGGTAATGTACTCCGTACTCAGCGCCGGCCTGGTCAACCTGGCCCTGGCCGCGCTGCTGGCACCCCGGCTGGGCGCACTGGGCATGGCTTTTGCAGTGGTGGCCGCCGAGGCCTGGGCAGCTTTGTTCCGCTTTTTCGTGCTGAAAAGAAAGGGGGTGCTATGA
- a CDS encoding glycosyltransferase family 4 protein has protein sequence MEWHVLPFLTSVLLVGLSIPLARVLGVVDRPGAIKIHTSPKPRFGGVGIVGAVVVWGVYTGSLSGWALLGLLIITAVGALDDRFGLSPRLRLGAELVAGLALGLHFEETLGGLGLLLGLGLVPLMANAINLIDGMNGLASGSALISALGLGLLLGAPLAWVLAASLLGFLVWNYPRALTFMGDSGSLPIGYLLALLWMQAAGLGPQSFLAAGVMLAFPLYDTLAGIIRRWRRGRPIFDGDRDHTYDRLDQLYLKNPALTVLVVWLVTALLVAVGLLIGQGALLPGLLGMFSLGLLLFWGAYRLGSL, from the coding sequence ATGGAATGGCACGTTTTACCCTTTCTCACCTCGGTCCTTCTGGTGGGTCTTTCCATCCCCCTGGCCAGGGTCCTGGGCGTCGTGGACCGGCCCGGGGCCATCAAAATCCACACCTCGCCCAAGCCGCGCTTCGGCGGGGTGGGGATTGTGGGGGCGGTGGTGGTCTGGGGGGTTTACACCGGTAGCCTCTCGGGCTGGGCCCTGCTGGGCCTCCTGATCATCACGGCCGTGGGGGCTTTAGACGACCGCTTCGGGCTCTCCCCCAGGCTGCGCCTGGGGGCAGAGCTGGTGGCGGGTCTGGCTCTGGGGCTTCACTTCGAGGAGACCCTGGGCGGGCTGGGCCTGCTCCTGGGCTTGGGGCTGGTGCCGCTGATGGCCAATGCAATCAACCTGATTGACGGCATGAACGGCCTGGCCTCGGGCAGCGCCCTGATCTCGGCCCTGGGGCTGGGCCTGCTTTTGGGAGCGCCGCTGGCCTGGGTTCTCGCAGCCAGCCTGCTGGGTTTCCTGGTCTGGAACTACCCCCGGGCCCTGACCTTCATGGGAGATAGCGGCAGCCTTCCCATCGGCTATCTGCTGGCCTTGCTCTGGATGCAGGCCGCCGGCCTGGGCCCCCAAAGCTTCCTAGCCGCCGGCGTGATGCTGGCCTTCCCCCTCTACGACACCCTGGCCGGCATCATCCGCCGCTGGCGCCGGGGCCGGCCCATCTTCGACGGGGATCGGGACCACACCTACGACCGCCTCGACCAGCTCTACCTCAAAAACCCCGCCCTGACCGTCCTGGTGGTCTGGCTGGTCACGGCTCTTCTGGTAGCGGTGGGGCTCCTCATAGGCCAGGGGGCCTTGCTGCCGGGGCTTCTGGGGATGTTCTCCTTGGGTCTGCTGCTTTTCTGGGGAGCCTATCGGCTGGGCTCACTCTAG
- a CDS encoding glycosyltransferase, which produces MPKLLIVATTALFFTEFLLPYATHFRRQGWRVDGAAADAPGCEACRAAFDHLFHLPMSRNPLDPRNLPLGMRTLRGIVEREGYQIVHVHTPIAAFVARLALRSWRARGQGRLIYTAHGFHFHPHGHPVKNALFYGLERVAAPYTDYLVVMNETDRKAAERLVGPSRTVYMPGIGVDLEFYSSRQAPPEAVAALRRSLGLGPGTPYFLMIAEFIPRKRHRDALQAFALLGDTQAHLLLAGQGVLMEEMKALAARLGIAQRVHFLGYRRDIPALIQGALATLLPSEQEGLPRAIMESFCLGVPAIGADVRGIRELLQDGAGLLHPVGDVRALAQAMRWVLENPEASRAMGRLGQERVKAYDLRNLLRLHEELYAKALEKR; this is translated from the coding sequence ATGCCCAAGCTGCTCATCGTTGCCACCACCGCGCTTTTTTTCACCGAGTTTCTCCTGCCCTACGCCACCCACTTCCGCCGGCAGGGCTGGCGGGTGGACGGGGCGGCAGCCGATGCCCCGGGGTGCGAGGCCTGCCGGGCCGCCTTCGACCACCTCTTCCACCTCCCCATGTCCCGCAACCCCCTTGACCCCCGCAACCTACCCCTGGGCATGCGCACCCTGCGCGGCATCGTCGAGCGGGAAGGCTACCAGATCGTGCATGTGCACACCCCCATTGCAGCTTTCGTCGCCCGGCTGGCCCTGCGGAGCTGGCGGGCGCGGGGCCAAGGGCGACTCATCTACACCGCCCACGGCTTCCACTTCCACCCTCACGGCCACCCGGTCAAGAACGCACTTTTCTACGGGCTGGAACGGGTGGCCGCTCCCTACACCGACTACCTGGTGGTGATGAACGAGACCGACCGCAAAGCGGCCGAGCGGCTGGTGGGCCCTTCCCGGACGGTCTACATGCCGGGGATTGGGGTGGACCTGGAGTTCTACTCCAGCCGCCAGGCCCCCCCCGAAGCGGTGGCGGCGCTGCGCCGCTCGTTGGGGCTCGGGCCCGGGACCCCCTACTTCCTGATGATTGCCGAGTTCATACCGCGCAAGCGCCACCGCGACGCCCTCCAGGCCTTCGCCCTCCTGGGCGATACCCAGGCCCACCTGCTCCTGGCCGGCCAGGGGGTGCTGATGGAAGAGATGAAAGCCCTGGCGGCCCGCCTGGGCATTGCCCAGCGGGTGCACTTCCTGGGCTACCGCCGGGATATCCCTGCCCTGATCCAGGGGGCCCTTGCCACCCTGCTGCCCTCGGAACAGGAGGGCCTGCCGCGGGCCATCATGGAGTCGTTCTGTTTGGGCGTACCGGCCATCGGGGCTGATGTGCGGGGCATCCGCGAGCTGCTGCAGGATGGGGCCGGCCTTTTGCACCCGGTGGGGGATGTAAGGGCCTTGGCCCAGGCCATGCGCTGGGTACTGGAAAACCCCGAGGCCAGCCGGGCCATGGGCCGACTGGGGCAGGAGCGGGTCAAGGCCTACGACCTGCGCAACCTGCTGCGGCTGCACGAGGAGCTTTACGCCAAGGCTTTGGAGAAGAGATGA
- a CDS encoding O-antigen ligase, translated as MARLAYSVLWLYVFTLPWENVLLIPGLGTLSRYVGILAALATLAYVLTSGRVRLHWVHLVALGFVLLSVLSYFWSIAPQDTLERILQYGLLWMFFWAIFVVLEAEGPIRRIMSAYVLGAYVAAGNTVYNFLSGSEVVYQRYAAANFDPGDLSFVLSIGIPLAWYLALRETGGWTWLYRVYPLVALGVVFLTAARAGLLGVAVGLLFVVLTLPRATWQLKTLTGALAALALALIPTLIPPESFSRLATLLDEVSSGTLNDRTNIWLAGWQVFGEHPLLGTGAGTFGASLEGHPWFRQWVAPHNLFVAIGAEMGVVGLLLLVGLLGGVAARLPSLPPLERLLWASVFLILMLACMAQNWEWRKQTWFVLGMILAHWAALSQGQVRPERRPL; from the coding sequence ATGGCGCGGCTGGCTTATTCGGTCCTCTGGCTCTACGTATTTACCCTACCCTGGGAGAACGTCCTTCTCATACCAGGCCTCGGCACCCTGAGCCGCTACGTGGGCATCCTGGCGGCCCTGGCCACCCTGGCCTATGTCCTCACCTCCGGCCGGGTGCGGCTGCACTGGGTGCACCTGGTGGCGCTCGGCTTCGTGCTCCTTTCGGTGCTGAGCTACTTCTGGAGCATCGCCCCCCAGGACACCCTGGAGCGCATCCTGCAGTACGGCCTTCTGTGGATGTTCTTCTGGGCGATTTTCGTGGTGCTGGAGGCCGAGGGGCCCATCCGGAGAATCATGAGCGCCTACGTCCTCGGGGCCTACGTGGCTGCAGGCAACACCGTCTACAACTTCCTTAGCGGCAGCGAGGTGGTCTACCAGCGCTACGCCGCGGCCAACTTCGATCCCGGCGACCTCTCCTTCGTACTCTCTATAGGCATCCCTCTGGCCTGGTACCTGGCCTTGCGGGAGACGGGCGGCTGGACCTGGCTCTACCGAGTCTACCCCCTGGTCGCCCTGGGGGTGGTCTTCCTGACCGCAGCCCGGGCCGGCCTGCTGGGGGTGGCGGTGGGGCTCTTGTTCGTGGTGCTCACCCTGCCGCGGGCCACCTGGCAGCTCAAGACCCTAACCGGGGCGCTGGCCGCCCTGGCCCTAGCCCTGATCCCCACCCTGATACCCCCAGAAAGCTTCTCCCGTCTGGCCACTCTCCTCGACGAGGTGAGCAGCGGCACCCTCAACGACCGCACCAACATCTGGCTGGCCGGCTGGCAGGTCTTCGGCGAGCACCCCCTCCTGGGCACCGGGGCCGGCACCTTTGGGGCCAGTTTGGAGGGCCACCCCTGGTTCCGCCAGTGGGTTGCGCCCCACAACCTGTTCGTAGCCATCGGCGCCGAGATGGGGGTGGTGGGGCTTTTGCTGCTGGTGGGGCTTTTGGGAGGGGTGGCCGCCCGCCTGCCCTCCCTGCCCCCTTTAGAGCGGCTTTTGTGGGCCTCTGTCTTCCTGATCCTGATGCTGGCCTGCATGGCCCAGAACTGGGAGTGGCGCAAACAGACCTGGTTCGTCCTGGGCATGATCCTGGCCCACTGGGCCGCCCTGTCCCAAGGCCAGGTCCGACCGGAAAGGAGGCCCCTGTGA
- a CDS encoding glycosyltransferase produces the protein MKERFAIYLPALLGGGAERSMLNLAIGLAQQNLAVDLVLAQATGPYLERVPPTVRLVDLGAGRVLASLPHLVRYLRQEKPTGLVSALDHANVVALWARRLAGVKTRVVVCLQNTPSQDTRHAPSLRGRLLPLAMRLFYPWAEGIVGVSQGVVDDFARLSGIRRAQVIHNPVVTPELFQRAEEPLDHPWFQPGEPPVLLGVGRLTRQKNFPNLVRAFAEVHQRRPARLLILGEGEERAALEGLVRSLGLEGAVALPGFVQNPYPYMKRAAVFVLSSDWEGLPTVLIEALALGTPVVATDCPSGPREILQNGRFGRLVPVGDAQALAGALEATLLEPRPSIPEEAYRPYTQAEVVAQYLRLLRGG, from the coding sequence ATGAAGGAGCGATTCGCCATCTACCTTCCAGCCCTGCTCGGAGGCGGGGCCGAGCGGTCCATGCTGAATCTGGCCATCGGCCTAGCGCAGCAAAACCTGGCGGTGGACCTGGTGCTGGCCCAGGCCACCGGGCCCTACCTCGAGCGGGTCCCCCCCACGGTGCGGCTGGTGGACCTCGGGGCAGGCCGGGTGCTGGCCAGCCTGCCCCACCTGGTGCGCTACCTGCGCCAGGAGAAGCCCACCGGCCTGGTCTCGGCCCTCGACCACGCCAACGTGGTGGCCCTCTGGGCCCGCCGTCTCGCTGGGGTAAAGACCCGGGTGGTGGTCTGCCTGCAGAACACCCCCAGCCAGGACACCCGGCATGCCCCCTCCCTTCGGGGCCGGCTGCTGCCGCTGGCCATGCGGCTCTTCTACCCCTGGGCCGAGGGCATTGTGGGGGTCTCCCAGGGGGTGGTGGACGACTTTGCGCGCCTGAGCGGCATCCGCCGGGCACAGGTCATCCACAACCCGGTGGTCACCCCAGAGCTCTTTCAAAGGGCCGAGGAGCCCCTGGACCACCCCTGGTTCCAGCCCGGCGAACCCCCGGTGCTGCTCGGGGTAGGCCGGCTCACCCGGCAGAAGAACTTTCCCAACCTTGTGCGGGCCTTCGCCGAGGTACACCAGCGCCGGCCGGCGCGGCTTCTGATCCTGGGTGAGGGGGAGGAGCGGGCCGCGCTGGAGGGGCTGGTTCGCTCGCTGGGGCTGGAGGGGGCGGTGGCCCTGCCGGGGTTCGTGCAGAACCCCTACCCCTACATGAAGCGGGCTGCGGTCTTCGTGCTCTCCTCGGACTGGGAGGGTTTGCCCACCGTGCTTATCGAGGCTTTGGCGCTGGGCACCCCGGTGGTGGCAACCGATTGCCCCAGCGGGCCCCGGGAGATTCTGCAGAATGGACGTTTTGGCCGCCTCGTGCCTGTGGGCGACGCCCAGGCATTGGCCGGGGCCCTCGAGGCCACCTTGCTCGAGCCCCGGCCCAGCATACCGGAGGAGGCCTACCGTCCTTACACCCAGGCCGAGGTGGTGGCCCAGTATCTGCGGCTCCTGAGAGGAGGCTAG